In Bos indicus isolate NIAB-ARS_2022 breed Sahiwal x Tharparkar chromosome 2, NIAB-ARS_B.indTharparkar_mat_pri_1.0, whole genome shotgun sequence, a single genomic region encodes these proteins:
- the LOC109574360 gene encoding group IID secretory phospholipase A2-like isoform X4 has protein sequence MGLSLLCALLVFAGVAPAEADILDLNEMVRQVTGKIPIFFYSSYGCYCRIGGQGLPRDATDRCCREHDCCYRHLKSDNCDISFDHYDYTFFQGKVQC, from the exons ATGGGCCTCTCCCTGCTCTGCGCACTGCTGGTCTTTGCTG GTGTGGCTCCAGCCGAGGCCGACATACTGGACCTGAACGAGATGGTCAGACAAGTGACGGGGAAGATCCCCATCTTCTTCTATTCATCCTATGGCTGTTACTGCAGAATTGGTGGCCAAGGCCTACCCAGAGATGCCACAGACAG GTGCTGCCGTGAACATGACTGCTGCTACCGTCACCTGAAATCTGACAACTGTGACATCAGCTTCGACCACTATGACTACACCTTTTTCCAGGGGAAAGTCCAGTGTT